A genomic window from Camelina sativa cultivar DH55 chromosome 2, Cs, whole genome shotgun sequence includes:
- the LOC104751876 gene encoding uncharacterized protein LOC104751876, whose protein sequence is MGMEQVLTPVKEFSMSEQASVEIYDQLADLGTKIRESENRTSEKFAERDYELKEIHRKLDFLIGFGPATETVSFYPPEPCLSQIRHGLRENLFRNVEMAIFEGVGIYGWIAWVERFFRMGGYNEAEKLAFVSVSLQGEARSWFNWEAKRRQFENWAQFKAALMLRFGNLKIRGPSQSLFCIKQAGSISDYVQRFEDLSSQVTGLDDQKLEGIFLNVLTREMQELVHMQKPRDLPEMIAEARAMEDSFMSRVVQRELQIVDKELKDSNASDYKSNYSHFNNTWKSKMITTDVAQGQDRQELRVLTILNGYEVEVLEDNKVDTRTMCITESVGECMTLSFASYRGISSPSTTKSRGTVGTSDVIIMLDSGATHNYISPAVVQKLKLKCREDPNLTVKLGTGILVQGLGVCEKIVTIRGESELEISKMSLKSLSSGYTVNTKGVQVALYSQQVVQITQPVEGAIQEVLARFDMVFDIPTDLPPIRGREHAINLLPGNNAISVRPYRYPHAQKEIMEKMVKEMLDSGIIRPSQSPFSSPVLLVKKKDGSWRFCVDYRALNRVTVPDKFPIPMIDQLLDELNGAVIFSKLDLRAGYHQIRMKEEDVAKTAFRTHDGHYEF, encoded by the exons ATGGGGATGGAGCAAGTTTTGACACCGGTGAAGGAGTTTTCGATGTCGGAGCAAGCTTCCGTAGAAATCTACGATCAGTTAGCTGATTTGGGAACCAAGATTCGCGAATCCGAGAATCGCACAAGTGAGAAATTCGCGGAGCGTGATTACGAGTTGAAAGAGATTCATCGCAAGCTTGATTTCTTGATCGGTTTTGGTCCTGCGACGGAGACA GTATCTTTCTATCCTCCGGAACCTTGCCTTAGTCAAATTAGGCATGGGCTTAGGGAGAATTTATTCCGCAACGTGGAAATGGCTATATTCGAAGGAGTTGGAATATATGGTTGGATTGCTTGGGTTGAAAGATTTTTCAGAATGGGAGGTTACAACGAAGCAGAGAAGCTGGCTTTTGTATCAGTAAGCTTACAAGGAGAAGCTCGGAGCTGGTTTAATTGGGAAGCTAAAAGAAGACAATTTGAGAATTGGGCACAGTTTAAAGCTGCTCTGATGTTACGGTTTGGCAATCTGAAGATTCGAGGACCGAGTCAAAGCTTGTTTTGTATCAAACAAGCAGGTTCGATTTCAGATTATGTGCAGAGGTTTGAAGATCTATCCTCACAAGTAACAGGTCTAGATGATCAGAAATTGGAGGGTATCTTTCTGAACGTATTGACGAGGGAAATGCAAGAATTGGTTCATATGCAGAAGCCTCGAGATCTCCCTGAAATGATAGCGGAAGCAAGAGCTATGGAAGATAGTTTCATGAGCAGGGTGGTTCAGCGAGAGTTACAGATAGTTGACAAGGAGCTTAAGGATTCAAATGCGTCGGATTACAAGAGTAACTACAGTCACTTCAATAATACTTGGAAGTCAAAGATGATAACTACCGACGTAGCACAAGGACAGGACAGACAA GAGCTTAGGGTTCTCACAATATTAAATGGTTATGAAGTGGAAGTATTGGAGGATAACAAAGTGGATACAAGGACAATGTGCATCACAGAGTCAGTGGGAGAATGCATGACCTTATCATTCGCCTCATACAGAGGAATCTCGTCTCCTTCAACAACTAAATCAAGAGGTACAGTGGGTACATCGGATGTGATCATCATGTTGGACAGTGGTGCTACTCACAACTATATTTCACCTGCGGTAGTCCAAAAGCTCAAACTGAAGTGTAGAGAAGACCCTAATCTGACAGTTAAGCTGGGAACAGGCATATTGGTTCAAGGGTTAGGAGTGTGTGAGAAG ATAGTTACGATCAGAGGAGAATCTGAGTTGGAGATCTCTAAGATGTCTCTGAAATCTCTATCGAGTGGTTATACAGTGAACACGAAAGGAGTGCAAGTTGCTCTGTATAGTCAGCAAGTAGTTCAGATAACACAACCGGTGGAAGGCGCTATACAGGAGGTATTAGCAAGGTTCGATATGGTGTTTGATATTCCAACAGATTTGCCCCCGATTAGAGGCAGGGAACATGCGATAAACCTTTTGCCTGGGAATAACGCAATCAGTGTCAGACCATACCGATATCCTCATGCGCAGAAAGAGATAATGGAGAAAATGGTGAAAGAGATGCTAGACTCTGGAATTATACGACCAAGCCAAAGCCCTTTCTCAAGTCCTGTTTTGTTGGTTAAGAAAAAAGATGGAAGTTGGAGATTTTGTGTTGATTACAGAGCATTAAACCGAGTCACAGTGCCTGATAAATTTCCTATTCCCATGATTGATCAGCTATTGGATGAGTTAAACGGTGCTGTAATATTTTCCAAGTTAGACCTTAGAGCTGGTTATCACCAAATCAGGATGAAGGAAGAGGATGTAGCAAAGACAGCATTCAGGACTCATGACGGGCATTATGAATTTTGA